The following are encoded in a window of Impatiens glandulifera chromosome 5, dImpGla2.1, whole genome shotgun sequence genomic DNA:
- the LOC124939041 gene encoding stigma-specific STIG1-like protein 3 yields the protein MNVLKIILLIAISMAFSITLAMKTISKIEEAKIISPNINTNKVLTNFIKPSRFLAEKKKEKSRKHHPAGDNCKKNKHFCLLEDDSGDFYNSTCCKNKCVDLQYDDDNCGACNKRCDYTEACCRGQCVYLAFDKRHCGECNNRCTDGLFCIYGMCDYA from the coding sequence ATGAACGTGCTCAAGATAATCCTCTTAATTGCCATATCAATGGCTTTCTCCATCACCCTTGCCATGAAAACCATATCCAAGATAGAAGAAGCAAAAATAATATCACCCAATATCAACACTAACAAAGTCTTGACTAATTTCATCAAGCCTAGCCGTTTCCTTGctgaaaagaaaaaggaaaaatcgAGGAAACACCATCCAGCAGGCGACAACTGCAAGAAGAACAAACACTTTTGCTTGCTAGAAGACGATTCGGGAGACTTCTACAACTCAACTTGTTGTAAGAACAAATGTGTCGATCTACAATATGACGACGATAATTGTGGGGCATGTAACAAACGATGCGATTATACAGAAGCTTGTTGCCGAGGTCAATGCGTGTACTTGGCATTCGATAAGAGACATTGTGGAGAATGCAACAATAGATGCACTGACGGTTTGTTTTGTATTTATGGAATGTGTGATTATGCTTAA
- the LOC124939042 gene encoding benzyl alcohol O-benzoyltransferase-like, whose protein sequence is MATDNLMFTVRRQEAKLVAPSKSTPCVQLCLSDFDNHKGLRFQIENIFFYARLEDGTMSHRDPAMVMREALAKALVYYYPLAGRLREGLGHKPFVDCTGEGILFIEADANITLQQLGNIVQPPFPNSKELLYNVPGSDNIIGCPLLLIQLTRLKCGGFVFAIRLNHLLCDASGLGQFLIAVGELARGQELSIMPVWKRELLNARDPPRVTSHHESPLVSMDKDNMGVIRSFFFLRTEVEALRKLVPRELHACTTFDLITACLWRCRTIALGIHPDVEVRVVILMNARKKFQPQFPSGYYGNAAVTPSALSIAGKLCRNPLGYAVNLVMKAKKEVTDEYLRSIVQKGRPYITTKNNYFVSDLRHSGFSEIDIGWGKPRYGGGLKCREWDSMFIPTKNERGEDGIVVPIMLSELAMKVFEEELLSLLKHASHQHHYCFNSKSSI, encoded by the exons ATGGCCACCGATAATTTAATGTTCACGGTGAGAAGACAAGAAGCAAAGCTAGTGGCTCCATCTAAAAGCACTCCTTGTGTCCAATTGTGTCTTTCCGACTTCGATAACCATAAAGGTCTTCGATTTCAAATAGAAAACATATTCTTCTATGCCCGGCTTGAGGATGGAACCATGAGCCATAGAGATCCAGCTATGGTCATGAGGGAAGCCCTTGCTAAGGCCCTTGTTTATTACTATCCATTAGCCGGTCGGTTAAGGGAAGGCTTGGGACACAAGCCTTTCGTTGATTGCACCGGTGAAGGAATCTTATTCATTGAGGCGGATGCCAACATCACCCTCCAACAATTAGGCAACATTGTTCAACCTCCTTTTCCTAACTCTAAGGAGCTTCTTTATAATGTCCCTGGCTCTGACAATATCATTGGTTGTCCCTTGTTGTTAATTCAATTAACACGCCTCAAGTGTGGGGGATTTGTCTTCGCAATCCGCCTTAACCATCTCCTATGCGATGCCTCAGGATTGGGGCAGTTCTTGATCGCTGTCGGGGAGCTAGCACGAGGCCAAGAACTCTCCATAATGCCCGTATGGAAGAGGGAGCTTCTAAACGCTAGAGATCCACCTCGAGTAACGTCGCACCATGAATCCCCACTTGTTTCCATGGATAAGGACAATATGGGTGTTATACGCTCTTTCTTTTTTCTACGCACGGAAGTGGAAGCTTTGAGGAAACTTGTCCCTAGAGAACTGCATGCATGCACTACGTTCGACTTGATTACGGCCTGCCTATGGAGATGTCGCACCATCGCTCTCGGGATTCACCCGGATGTTGAAGTGCGGGTGGTTATTTTAATGAACGCCCGCAAAAAGTTTCAACCTCAATTTCCTTCCGGTTACTATGGCAATGCAGCCGTAACCCCGTCCGCGTTGTCAATTGCGGGGAAGCTATGTAGGAACCCTCTAG GTTATGCCGTAAATTTGGTTATGAAGGCAAAAAAGGAGGTTACTGATGAATACTTGAGATCGATTGTCCAGAAAGGGCGGCCTTACATCACTACTAAGAACAACTATTTTGTTTCAGACTTGAGGCATTCCGGGTTCTCCGAAATCGACATTGGTTGGGGGAAACCTCGCTATGGCGGAGGACTCAAGTGCCGTGAGTGGGACAGTATGTTCATACCCACTAAGAATGAAAGAGGGGAGGATGGAATAGTGGTGCCAATAATGCTCTCAGAGCTTGCCATGAAGGTATTTGAGGAGGAGCTCTTAAGCTTACTAAAACATGCTTctcatcaacatcattattgTTTCAACTCAAAGAGTTCCATATGA
- the LOC124940104 gene encoding ribonuclease 3-like protein 2, whose protein sequence is MDDSIRSVEKILNYVFKNKKLLEDALTHSSYTVSDSYQRLEFLGDAALGLAITNFFFINYPELDQGKLSFIRSANISTEKLARVSVRHNLYRYVRHNDASLNQKVRDFVLAVDEEDDFVVYGGLVKAPKVLADIVESVAAAVYVDLGFDLQALWMVFRDIMEPLFTYDIIQNQPQPVMQLLELCQKDRKQLEFRNSNEDGKIIVSVYINDIFVASSSSLQRDTAKLHAAEIALENLGGYSRCSDNELNSYRTIDGTNEIAGAKQILIELCSKKRWHKPVYCVDEEIRPSKGKRYRCNVRINIRDKLVSRIGEEKTRIKDAENSAASLMIQSLHENKYI, encoded by the exons ATGGACGATTCAATTAGGTCAGTTGAGAAGATTCTGAATTACGTATTCAAGAATAAGAAGTTACTAGAAGATGCTCTCACTCACTCTTCTTACACAGTTTCTGATTCCTATCAGCGTCTAGAGTTCCTCGGCGACGCCGCCCTTGGTCTCGCCATCACCAATTTCTTTTTCATAAACTATCCTGAACTTGATCAGGGCAAGCTTTCTTTCATCAGATCTGCAAACATTAGTACAGAGAAGCTTGCCCGTGTTTCCGTTCGACACAATCTTTATCGATATGTTCGACATAATGATGCATCTCTCAATCAAAAG GTTAGGGATTTTGTACTTGCtgtagatgaagaagatgattttGTTGTGTACGGTGGATTGGTGAAGGCTCCTAAGGTTTTGGCTGATATTGTTGAATCTGTGGCTGCTGCTGTTTATGttgatttagggtttgatttGCAGGCCCTTTGGATG GTATTCAGAGACATAATGGAGCCACTTTTCACATATGATATAATCCAGAATCAACCTCAACCTGTGATGCAACTGTTAGAACTCTGTCAAAAAGATAGAAAGCAATTGGAATTTAGGAACTCTAACGAAGATGGAAAGATCATTGTTAGTGTTTATATTAATGACATTTTTGTTGCCTCTAGTTCTTCCTTGCAAAGGGACACTGCAAAACTTCATGCTGCAGAGATAGCTCTTGAGAATTTAGGAGGCTATTCAAGATGCAGTGACAACGAATTAAATTCTTACAGAACAATTGATGGTACAAATGAGATTGCAGGTGCAAAGCAAATACTAATCGAGCTTTGTTCAAAGAAAAGGTGGCACAAGCCCGTTTACTG TGTTGACGAGGAGATAAGGCCTTCAAAGGGGAAAAGGTATAGGTGTAATGTTCGGATTAATATCCGAGATAAGTTGGTTTCCAGGATCGGGGAAGAGAAGACTAGAATAAAAGATGCCGAAAACTCTGCAGCTTCTTTGATGATTCAGAGTttacatgaaaataaatatatatga